The Miscanthus floridulus cultivar M001 chromosome 17, ASM1932011v1, whole genome shotgun sequence genome has a window encoding:
- the LOC136518771 gene encoding homeobox-DDT domain protein RLT2-like produces the protein MESSDDGGSGPPAAVGMESPGPSSAPVAAVGGASSAPGASGSGGKPPVKRVMKTPYQLEVLERTYAEDSYPNETKRAELSVQLNLTDRQLQMWFCHRRLKDRKPPAKRQLRDEEVSVPVIAPPPPPLLPSEMILGTVGTYGEQLPPYSRRGPGRSSAVPRLSVPEIGRRYYEPPQVMLPHMAPVHLTQAEHRVIDSVESLIGEPLRDDGPVLGIEFDPLPPGAFGAPIVPEPPKQSFRSYETKMFSGHDPKPMKASAFLPTTDPLLPNTGKRKSLVGPSHLGSQAVHEYQFLPEQPSDTYERASQSRFYDAPAEASNLRVAPLSTGSRFLHGLEQAPGYTFHSQSSGSSHLAQRGRSPIASALTDHEGALSNINVSPAPIHGQFGTPQVPGFESSLASSERMGYHDDDTYRVDRKRKHNEEAKIAREVEAHEKRIRKELEKQDLLNRKREEQMRRETERLDRERRKEEERLMRERQREEEKLQREQRREHKRMEKFMQKQSIRAEKLKQKEELRREKEAAKQKAANERATARRIARESMELMEDERLELLELASCSKGLLSMVSLDSDTLQQLDSFRGMLGKFPPETVRLKVPFSIKPWAASEDIIGNLLMVWKFFVTFGDVLGLPSFTLDEFVQALHDYDSRLLGELHVALLKSIIKDIEDVARTPSVALGINQSSSANPGGGHPQIVEGAYAWGINILNWQRHLNFLTWPEILRQFGLCAGFGPQLKKSDAEIVHHRDDNEGRNGVDVISILRNGSAAVKAAALMKERGYTNRRRSRHRLTPGTVKFAAFHVLSLEGSKGLTILEVAEKIQKSGLRDLTTSKTPEASISAALSRDTKLFERTAPSTYCVKTPYRKDPDDSEAVLSAAREKIRVFQNALSECEEVEKDVDEAERDEDSECDDADDDADGDDVNIEDKDAKSPLVGAQYGAQSTVVGDIKKESNSVMNTSVSPSIQIKSSESLPLHTLDSKASSSTDPEVGGDAKDTEIDESNQGESWVQGLAEGDYCDLSVDERLNALVALIGVATEGNSIRAILEERLEAASALKKQMWAEAQLDKRRTRDDFTSKTQYDSCVGIKVDTDQENAAESTLTPVHNPIKNNNGNASLTNNDLLVDKQNQLITGDVFHQRNGVSRELSTNPESLSVQQYASSEKTRSQLKSFIGHKAEQLYVYRSLPLGQDRRRNRYWQFSASSSSYDPGSGRIFFESRDGYWRVIDSSEAFEALVASLDTRGIRESHLHSMLQSIEPTFKEAVERKKCASLEHTTGRTLKNGSNESLNCNNEFGSPCSTLSGVASDNLMAYSDTFKIEIGRNEAEKNSISKRASMFLKWMWRECYGHQSTYAMRYGKKWCPELIQSCDHCYQIFLAEERHCSSCHKTFKPIHNFLEHSSQCEEKQRTDPNWKTQIVDFSVPVGLRLLRLLLATIEASVPAEALLSFWTDGYRKSWGVKLYSASSAEEVLQMLSVLEGAIKRDYLSSNFETTTELLNSKTQDATQNSVGGSASATVLPWVPDTIAAVALRLLDLDTSISYTLPPKLGSNKEQEAGDFMKLPPRYPSISKNKQEIEQFRPIGFDQQDGALLTNSNGRRGRGRGRGGRGGGRGGRSRGRGGRIPRGIVSSSRIQFRDDNSVPYGRAPRKNARGGRNRGRGRGLRTVRPRQPSELSARSIPKANLLGSFSMLSKANHTGTMHSPESSGAEEWALERREYVKDDDDNSVSQSDESEEENGEPMNEEYDEQISVYPRDISESSPVQMMDDASDDNDEDAEGDEGEEDGEDYEAEDPAGDEDDDVEMGGDDDIRDDDDDDGGDGAANADEDEGDTSSYSSEYSE, from the exons atggagtcctccgACGACGGGGGCTCCGGTCCGCCGGCAGCGGTGGGGATGGAAAGTCCCGGCCCTTCGTCGGCCCCCGTGGCTGCCGTTGGCGGTGCGAGTAGCGCACCTGGCGCGTCTGGATCCGGGGGGAAGCCGCCGGTGAAGCGCGTCATGAAGACGCCCTACCAGCTGGAGGTTCTCGAGAGGACGTATGCAG AGGATTCGTACCCAAACGAGACGAAGCGGGCGGAGCTGTCGGTGCAGTTGAACCTCACAGACAGGCAGCTGCAGATGTGGTTCTGCCACCGCCGGCTCAAGGACCGGAAACCGCCGGCCAAGAGGCAACTGAGGGACGAGGAGGTTAGCGTCCCAGTcatagcgccgccgccgcctccattgCTGCCCAGCGAGATGATATTGGGGACTGTTGGAACCTATGGTGAGCAGCTGCCGCCCTATTCCAGGAGAGGGCCTGGCCGGTCATCGGCTGTGCCTAGGCTATCTGTGCCGGAGATTGGGAGGAGATACTATGAGCCACCACAAGTTATGCTGCCTCACATGGCACCAGTGCACCTTACGCAAGCGGAGCATCGGGTGATCGATTCTGTAGAATCACTTATAGGGGAACCTTTGAGGGATGATGGGCCAGTGCTTGGTATTGAATTTGATCCACTTCCTCCTGGTGCATTTGGCGCACCTATCG TTCCTGAGCCACCAAAGCAATCCTTCCGATCATATGAGACCAAGATGTTTTCTGGGCATGATCCCAAACCCATGAAG GCTTCGGCATTCTTGCCTACCACAGACCCTTTACTTCCAAATACAGGGAAACGAAAGTCCTTGGTTGGGCCTTCTCATCTTGGCTCACAGGCAGTACATGAGTACCAGTTTCTTCCTGAGCAGCCAAGTGACACATATGAGAGGGCAAGCCAGTCGCGCTTCTATGATGCTCCAGCAGAGGCGTCAAATTTGAGGGTAGCTCCTCTGTCTACAGGTTCACGCTTTCTACATGGACTTGAGCAGGCACCTGGCTATACGTTTCACAGTCAATCATCTGGTTCTAGCCATTTGGCTCAACGTGGCAGATCGCCCATTGCATCGGCATTGACAGATCATGAGGGGGCTTTGTCAAATATTAATGTTAGCCCAGCTCCAATCCACGGCCAATTTGGCACCCCTCAAGTTCCCGGATTCGAAAGCTCCCTCGCATCCTCTGAAAGAATGGGATATCATGATGATGATACATATCGTGTGGACAGAAAGCGCAAG cataatgaggaagctaagaTTGCTAGGGAGGTTGAGGCTCATGAAAAGAGAATCAGAAAGGAGCTTGAGAAGCAAGATCTGCTGAACAGAAAG AGAGAAGAACAAATGCGGAGGGAAACAGAGAGACTTGATCGTGAGAGACGTAAGGAAGAGGAGAGGTTGATGCGTGAAAGACAGAGGGAAGAAGAGAAATTGCAAAGGGAACAAAGACGTGAACACAAGCGTATGGAGAAGTTTATGCAGAAACAATCTATAAGA GCTgaaaaactaaaacaaaaagAGGAGCTTCGACGAGAGAAAGAAGCTGCAAAGCAGAAGGCTGCTAATGAGAGGGCTACAGCACGTAGAATCGCGCGAGAGAGTATGGAACTGATGGAAGATGAGCGCTTAGAACTATTAGAACTGGCCTCTTGTAGTAAAGGGCTGCTCTCGATGGTTTCTCTTGATAGTGACACATTACAGCAGCTTGATTCATTTAGAG GAATGCTGGGAAAGTTTCCTCCTGAAACTGTGAGACTAAAGGTGCCTTTTTCAATAAAACCATGGGCAGCTTCCGAGGATATTATTGGAAACCTTTTGATG GTTTGGAAGTTTTTTGTTACCTTTGGTGATGTTCTTGGGCTTCCATCATTCACATTGGATGAGTTCGTGCAGGCTCTTCATGATTAT GATTCAAGGCTCTTAGGTGAATTGCATGTTGCTCTGCTGAAATCTATCATTAAAGATATTGAGGATGTTGCCCGGACTCCGTCAGTTGCTTTAGGCATAAATCAGAGCAGTTCTGCTAATCCTGGAGGTGGCCACCCACAAATTGTTGAAGGG GCGTATGCTTGGGGCATCAACATACTTAACTGGCAGCGCCACTTGAACTTTCTTACATGGCCTGAAATATTGCGCCAATTTGGTTTATGTGCTGGTTTCGGGCCTCAGTTAAAGAAAAGCGATGCTGAAATTGTCCATCATCGCGACGATAACGAG ggCCGTAATGGTGTAGATGTCATTTCCATTCTGCGAAATGGTTCAGCGGCCGTAAAGGCTGCTGCTTTAATGAAAGAAAGAGGGTATACTAATCGTCGCAGGTCTCGACACCGTCTGACACCTGGAACAGTAAAGTTTGCTGCTTTCCATGTACTGTCACTTGAAGGGAGCAAAGGTCTCACGATATTGGAAGTCGCAGAAAAGATCCAG AAATCTGGACTGAGAGACCTTACAACAAGTAAGACACCAGAGGCATCTATATCTGCAGCATTGTCGAGAGACACTAAGCTTTTTGAAAGAACGGCACCTTCGACATATTGTGTTAAAACTCCTTACAGAAAGGACCCAGATGACTCTGAGGCTGTGTTGTCAGCAGCACGTGAAAAAATCAGGGTGTTTCAGAATGCGCTTTCGGAGTGTGAAGAAGTGGAGAAGGACGTGGATGAGGCTGAAAGGGATGAGGATTCTGAATGTGATGATGCTGATGATGACGCTGATGGTGATGACGTGAATATTGAGGACAAGGATGCTAAGTCTCCCCTAGTTGGAGCTCAATATGGTGCACAAAGTACAGTAGTTGGTGACATAAAGAAAGAATCAAACAGTGTGATGAACACATCAGTGTCACCAAGCATTCAGATTAAATCTAGTGAAAGTTTACCATTGCATACTTTAGACAGTAAAGCAAGTAGTTCAACTGATCCAGAAGTTGGAGGTGATGCTAAGGACACTGAGATAGACGAAAGTAACCAAGGGGAGTCCTGGGTACAGGGGCTAGCTGAGGGTGACTACTGTGATCTTAGTGTGGACGAACGCCTCAATGCTTTGGTTGCGCTTATTGGTGTTGCCACTGAAGGAAATTCTATCCGTGCAATTCTGGAG GAACGCCTTGAAGCAGCAAGTGCTTTAAAAAAACAAATGTGGGCTGAGGCACAACTTGATAAGAGGCGTACAAGGGACGACTTTACTAGTAAGACACAGTATGATTCTTGTGTGGGTATTAAGGTTGATACAGATCAAGAAAATGCTGCTGAAAGTACCCTTACGCCAGTGCATAACCCTATTAAAAACAATAACGGAAATGCCAGTTTGACGAACAATGATTTGCTTGTTGACAAGCAGAACCAGCTTATTACTGGTGATGTATTTCATCAGCGGAATGGTGTAAGCCGAGAATTGAGTACTAACCCCGAAAGCTTGTCTGTTCAGCAATATGCTTCATCTGAGAAAACTAGATCTCAGTTGAAATCCTTCATAGGTCACAAGGCAGAACAGCTTTACGTGTACAGATCGCTACCCCTTGGACAAGATCGGAGACGGAACCGGTATTGGCAGTTttctgcatcttcatcatcctaTGACCCTGGTTCAGGAAGAATCTTTTTTGAATCTAGAGATGGATACTGGAGGGTCATTGATTCATCTGAG GCGTTTGAAGCTTTGGTAGCTTCCCTTGATACTCGTGGCATCCGTGAGTCACATCTGCACTCAATGTTGCAAAGTATCGAGCCAACTTTTAAGGAAGCTGTTGAGAGGAAAAAGTGTGCTAGTTTAGAACACACAACTGGACGGACTTTGAAAAATGGAAGTAATGAAAGTCTAAACTGCAACAATGAGTTTGGAAGTCCATGCAGTACCCTTTCTGGTGTTGCTTCTGATAATCTTATGGCATATTCAGATACTTTCAAGATAGAGATTGGGCGCAATGAAGCCGAGAAAAATTCTATCTCGAAAAGGGCTTCCATGTTTCTGAAATGGATGTGGAGAGAGTGCTACGGTCACCAATCCACATACGCCATGAGATATGGAAAGAAGTGGTGCCCTGAGTTGATTCAATCTTGTGACCATTGCTACCAGATATTCTTAGCTGAAGAAAGGCACTGTTCTTCTTGCCACAAGACATTCAAACCCATTCACAATTTCTTGGAGCACTCATCACAATGTGAAGAAAAACAGAGAACGGATCCTAATTGGAAGACACAAATTGTGGACTTTTCTGTACCTGTAGGATTGAGATTGCTGAGGCTGCTCTTAGCTACCATTGAG GCTTCAGTACCGGCAGAAGCTCTCCTATCTTTTTGGACGGATGGGTATCGAAAATCTTGGGGTGTGAAGTTGTATTCTGCATCATCTGCTGAAGAAGTCTTGCAG ATGCTTAGTGTGCTGGAAGGTGCAATAAAGCGAGATTACTTATCATCTAACTTTGAAACGACAACTGAGTTGCTTAATTCAAAAACACAAGATGCTACCCAGAATTCAGTTGGAGGTTCTGCATCTGCCACTGTACTTCCATGGGTTCCTGATACTATCGCTGCTGTCGCCTTAAGATTGTTAGACTTGGATACTTCCATCTCATACACACTTCCTCCAAAGTTGGGTTCAAATAAGGAGCAAGAAGCTGGAGATTTCATG AAGCTTCCACCGAGATATCCTTCTATTAGTAAGAACAAACAAGAAATAGAACAGTTCAGACCTATTGGTTTTGATCAACAGGATGGAGCGTTGCTAACTAACAGCAATGGTCGTAGAGGTAGAGGTCGTGGACGGGGAGGTAGAGGAGGTGGCAGGGGAGGTAGATCTCGTGGTCGTGGTGGTAGGATTCCCAGGGGTATTGTCAGCTCTTCCAGGATTCAGTTCAGGGATGACAATAGTGTGCCCTATGGGAGAGCCCCTCGAAAGAATGCACGCGGTGGGCgtaaccgtggccgtggccgtggacttCGAACTGTTAGACCTCGGCAACCATCTGAGCTCAGTGCCAGATCAATTCCAAAGGCAAACCTATTGGGCAGCTTTAGTATGTTAAGTAAGGCAAATCACACTGGCACTATGCATTCTCCTGAGAGCTCAGGTGCAGAAGAGTGGGCCTTGGAGAGAAGGGAATATGTCAAGGATGATGACGACAATTCGGTCTCTCAATCCGATGAGTCAGAGGAGGAAAATGGTGAGCCTATGAACGAGGAATATGATGAGCAGATTTCAGTCTATCCAAGGGACATTTCAGAGTCCAGCCCTGTACAAATGATGGATGATGCGAGTGACGATAACGATGAGGATGCTGAAGGAGATGAGGGTGAGGAGGATGGAGAGGACTATGAAGCTGAAGATCCTGCTGGTGATGAGGATGACGACGTTGAGATGGGTGGGGATGATGACATTcgggacgacgacgatgacgatggtgGAGATGGAGCAGCCAACGCAGATGAGGATGAAGGTGATACATCATCATATTCTTCAGAGTATAGTGAATGA